The sequence GCAACGTGGCACACGCACCGCACACACGACACACCACATAGACGACACCACCAAACGCACCCCTCACACACAAAGCACACCGCacacactccccacccccacccgcaCATGCCCGCACTTCCCCGAGATCCAGGCTCCGTCCCGCATCCCCCAGCAGCCCCTCAGCACCTGGCTCCCCTCGCACCATCTCCCAGCGCCCCCAGCTAACTTCCTCGGGCCTCCAAGAGCTGGCAGGAGGGTGGGCGTGGAGAGCGGTCGGGCGGGGTGGATAGGGAGGCGCACTGGTAGGCACGGAAAGGTGGGAGGTGTTGGAGGTGGGGCCCAGGGGGTCCGGGAGAGATAGACCGGGGTGGGGTGGCGTTCCCAAAGCGGCGGGCACTGGGTTGGGGCATCAGCAGGGGGAGGGCAGAAAAGCTGAGACGAGGCGGCAAGAGGCGCCTCTTCTTGGGCGGGGCAGAGGGGCGTCCTGGGGGCggccgggggctggggagagtgGAGGGGGGCGGCGCCAGGGCGAGGCGCTCGGGGCCGCGGGCGGGTGGGGGGGCACGCGTCCGGGAGGGGCGCCAcgggctggggagggggcgcgcGCGCCCTGCGGTGCTCGGCGCCGCCTCGGTTCCCGGCGCGGGGTCGCGGCGGCGGGAGGCGGAGGATGCGGGCTCCGGCGGCGGTGGCGCGGGACCGGGAGGACGcgggaggatgaggaggaggccGGCGGTCCGGCCGCGCGGCGCCGGGAGGAGGCGCaggcggcgggggcggcggcgggcggcggcgggcgcGCGGGGTGCGGGCCGGCTCGGGCGCGGAGGATGAAGTGGAGCGTCCGCGGGGCCTGCGCCGCGCTCTCCTCCTGCCTGCTGCTCGCCTGCGCACTCAGCGCCGCCGCCGTCGGCCTTAAGTGCTTCTCTCTGGGCTCGGAGCTGCGCGGGGAGCCGTTCCGACTGGGGGCTGCCGCCGGCGCCTTCTACTCGGGGCTGCTACTGGCTGCTGGCCTCTCACTGCTCGGCGCCGCCCTGCTCTGCTGCGGGCCCCGGGACGCGCCCCTTGCCGGGCCGGGACCGGGGCCAGGCCCAAGGCTAGGGGTTCCCGCGGCTCCCGAGGGCGCTCCGGAGGCCGCACCGGGCgaggcgggggcggcggcggggccCCCGGGGCCGGTGAACAGCCAGAACCTGCTGCTGTTGGGCGTCCTGGTCTTCATGCTCGGGGTCCTGAGCGCCTTCGCGGGCGCCGTGATCGACGGCGACACGGTGTCGCTGGTGGAACGCAAGTACTCCCATTACTGCCTGCCCCCGCGCGCTCCCGCCGCGGTCCCCAGCCCCGCAGCAGCGGCCCCGGGCCCGGCCCCAGGGGCGCCGCGCTCCCGCAGCACCCTGGACAGCGCCACGTCCGCCAAGTGCCGCCAGCTCAAGGACTACCAGCGCGGCCTGGTGCTCTCTACCATCTTCAACTCGCTCGAGTGTCTGCTGGGCCTGCTCAGCCTTCTGCTAGTCAAGAACTACAAGTCGTCGCAGGCCCGGAGGGGCCGGCGCGGCCGGCGGAGGGCAGGTCGGGCCCTGGCGCGGCCCCGTGGCATCCCTGGGCTCCGTGCGCAGCCGCCATCCTCCCGCGCTCGGCGAGGACGGCGGGGTCGGCGGGGACGACGGCTGCAGCCACGGCCGAGCGAGGCCTCCATCCTGTCCCCGGAGGAGTCCGACTTCGCTGCCCCCGGGGACTGCGCGGGCTTCGCGGCGCACCACGCAGTGTCCTACATTAACGTGGGTGTCTTCCACGCGT comes from Sciurus carolinensis chromosome 10, mSciCar1.2, whole genome shotgun sequence and encodes:
- the Tmem271 gene encoding transmembrane protein 271 produces the protein MKWSVRGACAALSSCLLLACALSAAAVGLKCFSLGSELRGEPFRLGAAAGAFYSGLLLAAGLSLLGAALLCCGPRDAPLAGPGPGPGPRLGVPAAPEGAPEAAPGEAGAAAGPPGPVNSQNLLLLGVLVFMLGVLSAFAGAVIDGDTVSLVERKYSHYCLPPRAPAAVPSPAAAAPGPAPGAPRSRSTLDSATSAKCRQLKDYQRGLVLSTIFNSLECLLGLLSLLLVKNYKSSQARRGRRGRRRAGRALARPRGIPGLRAQPPSSRARRGRRGRRGRRLQPRPSEASILSPEESDFAAPGDCAGFAAHHAVSYINVGVFHAFDEAGVEVCCGGHPSVELPGYAPSDPDLNASYPYCCRPPCEAARPWEPRRAC